A single window of Colletotrichum destructivum chromosome 9, complete sequence DNA harbors:
- a CDS encoding Putative WD40/YVTN repeat-like-containing domain superfamily, whose translation MSGLFGSASSSSSSNTVGDLKQDIALSNPPEDSISDLAFSPAQNQASDFLAVASWDKKVRIYEIAQNGQSEGRHAYEHDGPVLNCDFSKDGTKVLSGGADKAVKACDLASQQTIKIGEHEQPVKCVRFFDSANGTMAVSGSWDKTVKYWDMRSPTPAATLTCQERVYSIDVRNDLLVIGTADRYINVVDLKNPTKFYKTLQSPLKWQTRVVSCFTDGAGFAIGSIEGRCAIQYVEDKDASSNFSFKCHRDPPANNVTNVYAVNDISFHPVHGTFSTAGSDGTFHFWDKDAKHRLKGYPNVGGSITATTFNKNGSIFAYGISYDWSKGFQHNTQQYPIKVMLHPVQADECKPRPTMKKR comes from the exons ATGTCGGGCCTGTTCGGCAGCgcgtcctcttcttcgtcgagcAACACTGTTGGCGATCTGAAGCAGGACATTGCGCTTAGCAACCCCCCGGAAGACAGCATCTCCGATCTTGCCTTCTCCCCCGCTCAGAACCAGGCCAGCGACTTCTTGGCAGTGGCCAGTTGGGACAAGAAGGTCAGGATATACGAGATTGCACAGAACGGCCAGAGCGAGGGACGACACGCCTACGAACACGATGGACCCGTGTTGAACTGCGACTTCTCCAAG GATGGCACAAAGGTCCtctccggcggcgccgacaaggccgtcaaggcgtGTGACCTCGCGTCTCAGCAAACGATCAAGATCGGCGAACACGAGCAGCCGGTCAAGTGCGTCCGCTTCTTCGACtcggccaacggcaccatGGCTGTGTCGGGCTCCTGGGACAAGACGGTCAAGTACTGGGACATGCGGTCGCCcacaccggcggcgacgctgacATGCCAGGAGCGCGTGTACTCGATTGACGTGCGCAACGACCTACTCGTCATCGGCACAGCCGACCGATACATCAATGTTGTCGACCTCAAGAACCCCACAAAGTTCTACAAGACGCTTCAGAGCCCGCTCAAGTGGCAGACCAGGGTCGTTAGCTGCTtcaccgacggcgccggtTTTGCTATTGGCAGTATCGAGGGCCGCTGTGCGATCCAGTATGTTGAGGATAAGGATGCTAG CTCCAACTTTTCCTTCAAGTGCCACCGTGATCCCCCGGCGAACAATGTCACAAACGTCTACGCTGTCAACGACATCTCCTTCCACCCCGTGCACGGTACCTTCAGCACTGCCGGCTCGGACGGCACCTTCCATTTCTGGGACAAGGACGCGAAGCACCGCCTGAAGGGATACCCGAACGTCGGTGGTAGCATCACGGCGACGACCTTCAACAAGAACGGATCCATCTTTGCGTACGGCATCAGCTACGACTGGAGCAAGGGTTTCCAGCACAACACTCAGCAGTACCCCATCAAGGTAATGCTGCACCCCGTACAGGCGGACGAGTGCAAGCCTCGcccgacgatgaagaagcgGTGA